In Synechococcus sp. RS9909, one genomic interval encodes:
- the psb28 gene encoding photosystem II reaction center protein Psb28: MAEDTNAGAANSAGQAAAAIQFFRGVNEPVVPDIRLTRSRDGRTGQAMFVFEEPDALAPESMGDITGMFLVDEEGTLVTREVKARFVNGKPSAIEATYTWKSEVDFERFMRFAQRYADAHDLGYSQNSGNNAEDADGNG; this comes from the coding sequence ATGGCAGAAGACACAAACGCTGGGGCAGCGAACAGCGCCGGGCAGGCGGCGGCGGCCATCCAGTTTTTCCGGGGTGTGAATGAGCCGGTGGTACCCGACATCCGCCTCACCCGCAGCCGTGATGGACGCACCGGCCAGGCGATGTTCGTGTTCGAGGAACCGGATGCCCTGGCACCGGAGAGCATGGGTGACATCACCGGCATGTTCCTGGTGGATGAGGAAGGCACCCTGGTGACCCGGGAGGTGAAGGCCCGCTTTGTGAACGGCAAACCGAGCGCGATCGAGGCCACCTACACCTGGAAGAGCGAAGTGGACTTTGAGCGATTCATGCGCTTCGCCCAGCGCTACGCCGATGCCCATGACCTGGGCTATTCGCAGAATTCCGGCAACAATGCCGAGGACGCTGACGGGAACGGGTGA
- a CDS encoding AI-2E family transporter — translation MKLPQWLGLAALVAAVVLLWTLKDVLIHCFAAIVLAMALCTLVGRLRQRLPMPRPLALLVCLVGLALVIGIGAAIVVPPFTTQFHQLLLQLPAAARELKSLAIQSINGISGMVYGSGTAASWSERLFPDGVNNWPDGSALASGLGGSLQGLLGLAGNLGSGLVQIVFVIAVSLMVAVQPQAYREVAILLVPSFYRRRAREILLQCGDALSSWMVGLLISSLCVAVLAGIGLSLLGVRLVMANALLAGLLNVIPNVGPTMSTIFPMAMALLDAPWKSLAVLGLYVVIQHLESYVITPSVMHHQVKLLPGLTLTAQFVFTVLFGPLGLLLALPLAVVLQVLIREVVIHDMLDRWKPAHRHRLNRQLPHQAR, via the coding sequence GTGAAGCTGCCCCAATGGCTTGGACTGGCGGCCCTCGTGGCCGCGGTCGTCCTGCTCTGGACGCTGAAAGACGTCCTGATCCATTGCTTTGCCGCCATCGTGTTGGCGATGGCGCTCTGCACCCTGGTGGGTCGGCTGCGCCAACGCCTGCCCATGCCCAGACCCCTGGCCCTGCTGGTCTGCCTGGTGGGTCTGGCTCTGGTGATCGGCATCGGCGCCGCGATCGTCGTGCCGCCCTTCACCACCCAGTTTCATCAGTTGCTCCTGCAGCTGCCCGCCGCTGCCCGCGAGTTGAAATCGCTCGCGATCCAGAGCATCAACGGCATTTCCGGCATGGTGTATGGCTCGGGAACGGCGGCCAGCTGGAGTGAGCGCCTCTTCCCCGATGGCGTGAACAACTGGCCCGACGGTTCCGCCCTCGCCTCCGGACTGGGGGGGAGCCTTCAGGGACTGCTCGGGCTCGCCGGCAATCTGGGCAGCGGCCTGGTGCAGATCGTGTTTGTGATCGCCGTGAGCCTGATGGTGGCCGTGCAGCCCCAGGCCTACCGCGAGGTGGCGATTCTGCTGGTGCCCTCCTTCTATCGGCGCCGGGCCCGGGAGATCCTGCTGCAGTGTGGTGATGCGCTGAGCAGCTGGATGGTGGGGCTGCTGATCAGCTCCCTCTGCGTGGCCGTGCTGGCGGGCATCGGCCTCTCCCTGCTCGGCGTGCGCCTGGTGATGGCGAACGCCCTGCTGGCGGGGCTGCTCAATGTGATCCCCAACGTGGGGCCCACGATGAGCACGATCTTTCCCATGGCGATGGCCCTTCTGGATGCCCCCTGGAAATCCCTGGCGGTGCTGGGCCTCTACGTGGTGATTCAACACCTGGAGAGCTACGTGATCACCCCTTCGGTGATGCACCACCAGGTGAAATTGCTCCCTGGCCTTACCCTCACGGCCCAGTTTGTCTTCACGGTGTTGTTCGGCCCCCTCGGTCTGCTGCTCGCCCTGCCCTTGGCGGTGGTGCTGCAGGTGCTGATCCGGGAGGTGGTGATTCACGACATGCTCGACCGCTGGAAACCGGCCCATCGCCACCGGCTCAACCGCCAGCTTCCCCACCAGGCCCGATGA
- a CDS encoding AI-2E family transporter, translating to MNARTLLAALTLVVLALLVWELRWVLLVLFGAVVLAVALDVPIGKLMHLGLPRHLALLVVLAVMTLGGALVIQLLVPELLTQLQQLTSLAPSLFDKLKSMVASQPQLSELERSLPDQFSWDRIQPVGVQLLGVAGGAANSVIQLLLMSLLAILMALDPGAHRRMVVAVTPRPARPMMNRVLDRCRTALGGWLAGMTLSATAVFLLTWLGLALLKAPLALLSALVCGLFTFVPTIGPTAATLLPMGLALLISPTLTVQVLVLRLVLQNLEAFVLTPVLLSRTVNLLPTVALMAQLSLGALLGLPGVLLALPLVVVLQVGMELVVVRQIMDRWS from the coding sequence ATGAACGCCAGGACCCTGCTCGCCGCCCTCACCCTCGTGGTGCTCGCCCTGCTGGTGTGGGAGCTGCGCTGGGTGCTTCTGGTGCTGTTCGGGGCCGTGGTGTTGGCCGTTGCCCTGGACGTGCCGATCGGCAAGCTGATGCATCTGGGGCTGCCGCGCCACCTGGCCCTGCTCGTGGTGCTGGCCGTGATGACCCTGGGGGGAGCGCTGGTGATCCAGCTGCTGGTGCCGGAACTGCTCACCCAGCTGCAACAGCTCACCTCCCTGGCGCCGAGCCTGTTCGACAAACTCAAATCGATGGTCGCCAGCCAGCCCCAGCTGAGTGAGCTGGAGCGGTCCTTGCCCGATCAGTTCAGCTGGGATCGCATCCAGCCCGTGGGGGTGCAATTGCTCGGAGTGGCGGGGGGCGCCGCCAACAGCGTGATCCAGCTGTTGCTGATGAGCCTTCTCGCCATCCTGATGGCCCTGGACCCCGGAGCCCATCGGCGCATGGTGGTGGCGGTGACGCCCAGGCCCGCCCGGCCGATGATGAATCGGGTGCTGGATCGGTGCCGCACGGCCCTCGGCGGCTGGCTGGCCGGGATGACCCTCTCGGCAACGGCTGTGTTCCTCCTCACCTGGCTCGGCCTGGCCCTGCTCAAAGCCCCCCTGGCCCTGCTCAGTGCGCTGGTGTGCGGACTGTTCACCTTTGTGCCCACCATCGGTCCGACGGCGGCGACGCTGCTGCCCATGGGCCTGGCCCTGCTGATTTCACCCACGCTCACCGTGCAAGTGCTGGTGCTGCGGTTGGTGCTGCAGAACCTGGAGGCCTTCGTGCTCACGCCGGTGCTGCTCAGCCGCACGGTCAACCTGCTGCCCACGGTCGCCCTGATGGCCCAGCTCAGCCTGGGGGCCTTGCTGGGTTTGCCCGGCGTCCTGTTGGCCCTCCCGCTGGTGGTGGTGCTTCAGGTGGGCATGGAGCTGGTGGTGGTGCGCCAGATCATGGATCGCTGGTCTTGA
- the secF gene encoding protein translocase subunit SecF → MVVFPLSRLRRRVWWVSLLVLLISLLGLLLCWTNPSIQAPLRPGLDFTGGTQIQLERACGATCSDLRVSEVQASLAKLSLPEQDGTAAPDLASARLQLLDRGQSLVLRLPTLTAAQGQALIQALQPVAGPFQAGGEAVDTIGPTLGSQLLRSSLISLAVAFIGISAYISVRYDRRYAFLALVALAHDVVIVCGLFAWLGLLISLEVDSLFAVALLTIAGYSVNDTVVVFDRIRERQRFDEALSLPEQVDIAVNATLTRTLYTSGTTLLPLLALILFGGATLYWFAIALAVGVVVGSWSSIALAPSLLMLWSQQRRGA, encoded by the coding sequence ATGGTCGTTTTTCCTCTCAGTCGTCTTCGTCGCCGCGTCTGGTGGGTGTCGTTGCTGGTGCTGCTGATCAGCCTCCTCGGTCTGCTGCTCTGCTGGACCAATCCCTCGATTCAGGCGCCGCTCCGCCCCGGCCTCGACTTCACGGGCGGCACCCAGATTCAACTGGAACGCGCCTGTGGCGCCACCTGCTCCGACTTGCGGGTCTCCGAGGTGCAGGCCAGCCTCGCCAAGCTCTCCCTACCTGAGCAGGACGGCACCGCGGCTCCCGATCTCGCCTCGGCGCGGCTGCAGTTGCTCGATCGCGGCCAGTCGCTGGTGTTGAGGTTGCCCACGCTCACGGCCGCCCAGGGGCAGGCGCTGATTCAGGCACTCCAGCCTGTGGCTGGACCGTTTCAAGCCGGTGGCGAAGCGGTCGATACGATCGGCCCGACCCTCGGCAGTCAGCTGCTGCGCAGCAGCCTGATCTCCCTGGCGGTGGCCTTCATCGGGATTTCGGCCTACATCAGCGTGCGCTACGACCGCCGCTATGCCTTCCTCGCCCTGGTGGCCCTGGCCCACGATGTGGTGATCGTGTGTGGCCTGTTCGCCTGGCTGGGTCTGTTGATCTCCCTGGAGGTTGACAGCCTGTTCGCCGTGGCCCTGCTCACGATTGCGGGCTATTCGGTGAATGACACCGTGGTGGTGTTCGATCGGATTCGCGAGCGGCAGCGGTTCGATGAGGCGCTCTCCCTGCCGGAGCAGGTCGACATTGCGGTGAATGCCACCCTCACCCGCACGCTTTATACGAGTGGCACCACCCTGTTGCCTCTCCTGGCATTGATCCTTTTCGGTGGCGCCACGCTCTACTGGTTTGCCATCGCCCTGGCGGTGGGGGTGGTGGTGGGCAGTTGGTCAAGCATTGCCCTGGCGCCCTCCCTGCTCATGCTCTGGTCCCAGCAGCGTCGTGGTGCCTGA
- the secD gene encoding protein translocase subunit SecD: MARQQGWFALILALAIAAASVLASFPLQLGLDLRGGSQLTLEVQPGGSIQTVKPEQLEAVKAVLDRRVNGLGVAESTLQTVGDDQLVLQLPGETDPSRAAKVLGSTALLEFRAQKPGTEEEMRGLLRLRNQVRQILALREARSRDGSAESSAGDAETALDQEQLAKAQQALGLSGSAGSEQEQLEQLQAKVNEEIVARFEPAALTGKDLVTAGRQQQPNATGWEVTLTFNREGGEAFANLTRSIAGSGRLLGIVLDGQPISEASVGEQFKAAGITGGAASITGNFSAEEARDLEVQLRGGSLPLPVTILEVRTIGPTLGAENVQRSLIAALSGLALVALFMLLVYRLAGLVAVLALSLYALFNLAVYALIPVTLTLPGIAGFILSIGMAVDANVLIFERIKDELRRGTTLIRSIETGFSEALSSIVDGHLTTLISCAALFFLGTGLVKGFAATLGIGVLLSLFTALTCTRTLLRFLMGYQALRRPTNFLPARQLPSTPA; encoded by the coding sequence ATGGCCCGACAGCAGGGCTGGTTTGCCCTCATCCTCGCCTTGGCGATCGCCGCCGCTTCGGTGCTCGCCAGCTTCCCGCTTCAGCTGGGCCTCGATCTGCGTGGCGGCAGTCAGCTCACCCTTGAAGTGCAGCCGGGAGGCTCGATTCAAACCGTGAAGCCGGAGCAGCTCGAGGCGGTGAAGGCCGTGCTCGATCGCCGCGTCAATGGCCTGGGTGTGGCGGAATCCACGCTCCAGACCGTGGGTGATGACCAGTTGGTTCTGCAGCTTCCAGGCGAAACCGACCCGTCCCGCGCCGCCAAGGTGCTGGGCAGCACAGCCCTGCTCGAATTCCGCGCCCAGAAGCCCGGCACTGAGGAGGAGATGCGCGGTCTGCTGCGACTGCGCAACCAGGTGCGTCAGATCCTCGCTCTGCGGGAGGCTCGCAGCCGTGATGGCAGTGCGGAGTCGTCCGCAGGCGATGCCGAAACGGCCCTGGATCAGGAGCAGCTGGCCAAGGCTCAGCAGGCGCTGGGATTGAGCGGCAGCGCCGGCAGTGAACAGGAGCAGCTGGAGCAGTTGCAGGCCAAGGTCAACGAGGAGATCGTCGCCCGTTTTGAACCGGCCGCGCTCACCGGCAAGGATCTGGTCACCGCCGGGCGCCAGCAGCAGCCCAATGCCACCGGTTGGGAGGTCACGCTCACCTTCAATCGAGAAGGGGGAGAAGCGTTTGCCAACCTCACCCGTTCGATTGCTGGCAGCGGTCGCCTGCTGGGGATCGTGCTCGATGGTCAGCCGATCAGCGAAGCGAGCGTGGGGGAGCAGTTCAAGGCGGCGGGCATCACGGGGGGTGCCGCCAGCATCACGGGCAATTTCAGCGCCGAGGAAGCCCGCGATCTTGAGGTGCAACTCCGGGGCGGTTCCCTTCCCCTGCCGGTGACAATCCTCGAGGTGCGCACCATCGGCCCCACCCTGGGGGCGGAAAACGTGCAGCGCAGCCTGATTGCCGCCCTCTCCGGTCTGGCGCTCGTGGCCCTGTTCATGCTGCTCGTCTATCGCCTCGCCGGCCTGGTGGCTGTTCTCGCGCTCAGCCTCTATGCCCTCTTCAACCTGGCGGTGTATGCCCTCATTCCGGTCACGCTCACCCTGCCGGGCATCGCCGGATTCATCCTCAGCATCGGCATGGCGGTCGACGCCAATGTGTTGATCTTCGAGCGCATCAAAGACGAATTGCGGCGCGGCACCACCTTGATTCGCTCGATTGAAACCGGCTTCTCCGAAGCGCTCTCCTCGATCGTGGATGGTCACCTCACCACCCTGATCAGCTGTGCCGCCCTGTTTTTCCTCGGCACCGGTTTGGTGAAGGGCTTCGCGGCAACGCTGGGCATCGGCGTGCTGCTCAGTCTGTTCACGGCCCTCACCTGCACGCGAACGCTGCTGCGCTTCCTGATGGGGTATCAGGCGCTCCGCCGTCCCACCAACTTCCTGCCGGCCCGGCAGCTCCCCTCGACTCCCGCCTGA
- a CDS encoding pyruvate dehydrogenase complex E1 component subunit beta produces the protein MAGTLLFNALREAIDEEMARDPHVCVMGEDVGHYGGSYKVTKDLYEKYGELRVLDTPIAENSFTGMAVGAAMTGLRPIVEGMNMGFLLLAFNQISNNMGMLRYTSGGNFTIPTVVRGPGGVGRQLGAEHSQRLEAYFHAVPGIKIVACSTPTNAKGLMKAAIRDNNPVLFFEHVLLYNLSEELPAGEYTCALDQADLVQEGSDITILTYSRMRHHCLKAVEQLEADGISAELIDLISLKPFDMDTIARSIRKTHRVIVVEECMKTGGIGAELIALITEHCFDDLDARPLRLSSQDIPTPYNGTLENLTIIQPHQIVEAAMQIVRKGL, from the coding sequence GTGGCAGGGACGCTCCTTTTCAATGCACTCCGTGAAGCCATCGACGAGGAGATGGCCCGTGATCCCCATGTCTGCGTGATGGGTGAGGACGTCGGTCATTACGGCGGTTCCTACAAGGTCACCAAGGATCTCTACGAGAAGTACGGCGAGTTGCGGGTGCTGGACACCCCGATCGCGGAAAACAGCTTCACCGGCATGGCAGTGGGTGCGGCGATGACGGGGCTGCGCCCGATCGTGGAGGGCATGAACATGGGGTTCCTGCTCCTGGCCTTCAACCAGATCTCCAACAACATGGGGATGCTCCGTTACACCAGTGGCGGCAACTTCACCATTCCCACCGTGGTGCGTGGTCCCGGTGGGGTGGGCCGGCAGTTGGGTGCCGAGCACAGCCAACGGCTCGAGGCCTATTTCCATGCGGTGCCCGGCATCAAGATCGTGGCTTGCAGCACGCCCACGAATGCCAAGGGCCTGATGAAGGCCGCCATTCGCGACAACAACCCGGTGTTGTTCTTCGAGCATGTGTTGCTGTACAACCTCAGCGAAGAACTGCCGGCCGGCGAGTACACCTGTGCGCTCGATCAGGCCGATTTGGTGCAGGAGGGATCGGATATCACGATCCTCACCTATTCCCGCATGCGTCATCACTGCCTGAAAGCCGTGGAGCAACTTGAGGCCGATGGCATCAGCGCCGAACTGATCGATCTGATCAGCCTCAAGCCATTCGATATGGACACGATCGCCCGATCGATCCGCAAGACCCACCGCGTGATCGTGGTGGAGGAGTGCATGAAAACCGGTGGGATCGGCGCCGAGCTGATCGCTCTGATCACGGAGCACTGTTTCGACGACCTGGATGCCCGGCCCCTGCGGTTGTCCAGCCAGGACATCCCCACGCCCTACAACGGCACCCTGGAGAATCTCACCATCATCCAGCCCCATCAGATCGTTGAGGCGGCGATGCAGATCGTGCGCAAGGGGCTCTGA